From the Shewanella amazonensis SB2B genome, one window contains:
- a CDS encoding 3-oxoacyl-ACP synthase III translates to MKYSRVFINSMAYELAPVVVSSSELEQRLAPLYQKFRIPMGQLAALTGIRERRWWPLGHQLSDGAIAAAKKALNETGLKATDLGAVVYTGVCRDQHEPATACRIAASLGVGRDSAIYDISNACLGVLSGILDIANRIELGQIRAGLVVSCESARDIVDATIERMLEEPTMQNFAQSLATLTGGSGAVAVLLTDGSFNLATERNHQLLGASQLAAPEHYQLCQWGLQEAGHRLYREFMRTDAVALLKEGVELAKQTWQHFLGQREWLASQVDKVICHQVGAANRKQVLSALQIPEEKEFPTFAELGNMGTVSLPVSAAIAHDQGFLRPGDQVSFLGIGSGLNCMMLGLRW, encoded by the coding sequence ATGAAATATTCCCGCGTTTTTATCAACAGCATGGCCTATGAGTTGGCCCCTGTTGTGGTATCAAGCTCAGAGCTTGAACAACGTCTTGCTCCCCTGTATCAGAAGTTTCGTATACCCATGGGACAATTGGCTGCTCTTACGGGGATCCGTGAGCGCCGTTGGTGGCCTCTGGGGCATCAGCTGTCCGATGGCGCCATTGCTGCTGCCAAGAAGGCACTGAATGAAACAGGCCTGAAGGCGACCGATTTGGGCGCCGTGGTGTATACCGGGGTGTGCCGTGACCAGCATGAACCTGCCACGGCGTGCCGCATCGCAGCATCGCTGGGTGTGGGCCGTGACAGTGCTATCTACGACATTTCCAATGCCTGCCTGGGTGTACTCTCGGGCATTCTGGACATAGCCAATCGCATTGAGCTTGGCCAAATTCGAGCCGGACTCGTTGTGTCCTGTGAATCGGCCCGCGACATTGTGGATGCCACCATTGAGCGGATGCTCGAAGAACCCACTATGCAGAATTTTGCCCAGTCGCTGGCGACCCTGACCGGTGGCTCCGGTGCGGTTGCCGTATTGCTGACAGACGGCAGCTTCAACCTTGCTACCGAGCGAAACCATCAATTGCTGGGTGCCAGTCAATTGGCCGCCCCTGAGCACTATCAGCTGTGCCAGTGGGGCCTGCAGGAAGCCGGACATCGCCTGTACCGTGAATTTATGCGTACAGACGCTGTGGCACTGCTCAAAGAAGGGGTAGAGCTTGCCAAACAAACCTGGCAACACTTCCTTGGACAGCGTGAATGGCTGGCAAGTCAGGTGGACAAGGTGATTTGTCATCAGGTGGGCGCAGCCAATCGAAAACAAGTGCTCTCGGCACTGCAAATTCCTGAAGAAAAAGAATTTCCCACTTTTGCCGAGCTTGGCAATATGGGCACAGTGTCTTTGCCGGTATCGGCGGCCATTGCCCACGACCAGGGTTTTTTACGTCCGGGGGATCAGGTCAGCTTCCTCGGCATAGGTTCGGGGCTGAACTGCATGATGTTGGGGCTTCGCTGGTAA
- a CDS encoding alpha/beta fold hydrolase produces MLDSLLPFKRRFFNHGGHNIHFIDEGPEGDVAPKGTVVMVHGNPSWTLYYRNLIRALKGEYRCIAMDNVGCGLSDKPDDSRYHYTLTSRIGDLEALLASLNVTEKVTLVVHDWGGMIGMGWATKYPDAIERLVILNTAAFHLPATKPLPLRLKICRDTWLGTLLVRGFNAFAGLASVIGCKRNPMNAEMRRAYVAPFNSWANRISTLRFVQDIPLKPGDTAWDEVSRIEQSLAQFTRVPTLICWGLKDFVFDRHFLTVWQEKLPQAEVHAFEDCGHYILEDASDEVIAHIERFVAASAPAEALAS; encoded by the coding sequence ATGCTGGATAGCCTGCTGCCTTTCAAACGCCGTTTTTTCAATCACGGCGGCCATAATATTCACTTTATCGATGAGGGACCAGAGGGCGACGTGGCACCGAAAGGCACTGTTGTTATGGTGCACGGTAACCCGAGCTGGACCCTGTATTACCGTAATCTGATTCGCGCCCTGAAAGGCGAGTATCGCTGCATTGCCATGGATAACGTAGGTTGCGGTTTGTCGGATAAACCCGATGACAGCCGTTACCATTACACCCTGACAAGCCGGATAGGCGATCTCGAAGCCTTGCTCGCTTCGCTCAATGTGACAGAAAAAGTCACCCTGGTGGTACACGACTGGGGTGGCATGATTGGCATGGGCTGGGCGACCAAATATCCAGATGCCATTGAAAGACTGGTCATTTTGAACACAGCGGCATTCCACTTGCCTGCCACTAAACCCTTGCCATTGCGGCTTAAAATCTGCCGTGACACCTGGCTCGGTACCTTGCTGGTGCGTGGCTTTAATGCCTTTGCCGGTCTTGCCTCTGTGATTGGCTGCAAGCGCAATCCTATGAATGCAGAGATGCGACGTGCCTACGTTGCCCCCTTTAACAGCTGGGCCAATCGTATTTCTACCCTGCGTTTTGTGCAGGATATCCCCTTGAAGCCCGGCGATACCGCCTGGGATGAAGTGAGCCGGATTGAGCAGAGTCTGGCGCAATTTACCCGTGTGCCCACTCTCATCTGCTGGGGACTCAAAGACTTTGTGTTTGACCGGCATTTCCTCACCGTATGGCAAGAAAAGTTGCCCCAGGCCGAGGTGCACGCCTTCGAAGACTGTGGTCACTACATCCTTGAGGATGCCAGCGACGAAGTGATAGCCCACATTGAGCGTTTTGTGGCGGCCTCTGCGCCTGCCGAGGCCCTTGCGTCATGA